From one Agathobaculum sp. NTUH-O15-33 genomic stretch:
- a CDS encoding DNA cytosine methyltransferase: protein MCEGAFATLNRVLTIVSTCCDQATCAEIKKLADRVALYRIDKEIVLNASDFGVPQNRIRVVFIGCRNDQELITHIPGAVPDGQKVTVAEAIGDLNYIGIGDHQLTYSKEFWDKFTHSPEGSVRRAVDGTPQALAGAKPCLTYAEWSKRGRLDARRFPALKDHPPAYTAANAAEEMPKCKKQYAELHNHETSKHNEEVQNRYALIRQYGDYAVAKSKEPQNPLLQTNKRNYTCLRADRPSTTIVTLGDDFTHYGANRSLTVREMARLQSFDDSFVFQGKRTTGGDRRKLETPQYTQVGNAVPPLMARAIASEILKKIK, encoded by the coding sequence ATGTGCGAAGGCGCGTTTGCGACGCTGAACCGGGTGCTGACGATCGTCTCTACCTGCTGCGACCAAGCGACATGCGCTGAAATAAAAAAACTCGCGGATCGGGTCGCGCTCTATCGAATCGATAAAGAGATCGTCCTCAACGCCTCCGATTTTGGCGTTCCGCAAAACCGCATCCGCGTGGTGTTTATTGGATGCCGCAACGATCAGGAGCTGATCACCCATATCCCGGGCGCTGTGCCGGACGGACAAAAGGTCACCGTAGCGGAAGCGATCGGCGATTTAAACTATATTGGCATCGGCGATCATCAGCTCACGTATTCCAAAGAATTTTGGGATAAATTTACGCATAGCCCGGAAGGCTCGGTTCGCCGCGCGGTGGACGGCACGCCGCAAGCGCTGGCCGGCGCAAAACCATGCCTTACGTATGCGGAATGGAGCAAGCGCGGAAGGCTCGATGCCAGAAGATTTCCCGCGCTGAAGGATCATCCCCCCGCCTATACGGCGGCGAACGCCGCGGAAGAAATGCCGAAATGCAAAAAGCAATATGCGGAGCTGCATAACCATGAAACCTCCAAGCACAATGAAGAGGTGCAAAACCGGTATGCCTTGATCCGGCAATACGGCGATTACGCCGTCGCGAAAAGCAAGGAACCGCAAAATCCGTTGTTGCAGACGAACAAAAGAAATTACACATGCCTGCGCGCCGACCGGCCGAGCACCACCATCGTCACGCTGGGGGATGATTTTACGCACTATGGCGCGAACCGTTCGCTGACCGTGCGGGAGATGGCGCGGCTGCAATCCTTTGACGATAGTTTTGTGTTCCAAGGCAAACGAACGACCGGCGGCGACCGCCGTAAACTGGAAACGCCGCAGTATACGCAGGTAGGCAATGCGGTGCCGCCGCTTATGGCGCGCGCGATTGCCTCTGAAATTTTGAAAAAAATAAAATAA
- a CDS encoding MvaI/BcnI family restriction endonuclease, with amino-acid sequence MIFTPYPDEMEKINLIQRYNSGDYALLRLTFTMIDKNNLDANGFFRDILLQAGIVDYEALDHGGKNGKSVTADFILPGRVDGVKMNFYRVANARGDRRFSIESIRQKAKDQWINVGDLLYLACTKGGEGQPKVMIINLTHHFPAASDLEARLGVDDVYQYLEELRPKLESIVRSGYHDNAKGAGKISPKDVGDTLEALLGIETNNRCDADYKGRIEIKAKAGKTLDTLFTLRPCFEGTPIAAYEPNDRQRVSAFARYYGYESSKHPGAKSLYITIGSEAAPQNTQGFYLEVNEEDRRVELRRTHAAAKKSELTAFWTFSALKEELYRKHPATLWVAGKARMHGKIAQFQYEKILFSRSPQFTTLNKCC; translated from the coding sequence ATGATTTTTACCCCTTATCCAGATGAGATGGAGAAAATCAACCTGATCCAGCGATACAACAGCGGAGACTACGCGTTGCTTCGCTTGACGTTCACCATGATCGACAAAAACAATCTGGATGCAAACGGATTTTTTCGGGATATCCTGCTGCAAGCGGGCATTGTCGATTATGAAGCGCTCGATCACGGCGGCAAAAACGGGAAATCGGTCACGGCCGATTTCATTTTGCCGGGTAGGGTGGATGGCGTTAAAATGAATTTTTACCGCGTTGCAAACGCGCGCGGCGACCGGCGCTTTTCCATCGAGTCGATCCGGCAAAAGGCCAAAGATCAATGGATCAATGTAGGCGATCTGCTGTACTTAGCGTGTACAAAAGGGGGAGAGGGCCAGCCCAAAGTCATGATCATCAATCTGACGCATCATTTCCCCGCGGCGTCAGATCTGGAAGCGCGGCTGGGCGTGGATGATGTTTATCAGTATTTGGAGGAACTTCGGCCCAAGCTGGAAAGCATTGTGCGTTCCGGCTACCACGACAACGCAAAGGGCGCGGGGAAGATATCGCCCAAGGATGTGGGCGATACGCTGGAAGCGCTGCTTGGGATTGAAACCAATAACCGTTGCGACGCCGATTATAAAGGCCGGATCGAGATCAAAGCCAAGGCGGGAAAAACGCTGGATACCTTATTTACGCTCCGGCCGTGCTTTGAAGGCACGCCGATCGCGGCGTACGAGCCGAACGACCGCCAGCGCGTATCGGCCTTTGCCCGGTATTACGGATACGAATCCAGCAAGCATCCCGGCGCGAAAAGCCTTTATATCACAATAGGCTCCGAGGCGGCCCCACAGAACACACAGGGCTTTTACTTAGAGGTAAACGAAGAGGACCGGCGCGTGGAACTGCGCAGGACGCATGCGGCGGCGAAGAAGAGTGAACTCACGGCATTCTGGACGTTTTCGGCACTCAAAGAGGAACTATACCGCAAACATCCCGCCACGCTTTGGGTCGCGGGCAAGGCCCGCATGCACGGAAAAATCGCGCAATTCCAATACGAAAAAATACTGTTTTCCAGATCGCCGCAGTTTACCACATTGAACAAGTGTTGTTAA
- a CDS encoding recombinase family protein: MMASQSRLYEVGIYGRLSKEDLKAAGEVSRPVTASLSIEHQVSILTEYAKEQGWIIRQVYTDDGYSGGNFERPGFQRMIEDAKDGRINLILVKDLSRFGRDSVGIGYYTDEVLPSIGCRFVALSDGIDSEQEDGDALPLLSLLGDFYLKDISRKIKAVLRSKAENGECLMAYVPYGYQKSPEDKHRLIIDEYAAGVVRKIYSLRLQNTGFAAIARQLNTEGILPPRAYWNRRNGKENAKGAYNLWRDATVKTILRNDVYLGHLTQMVTGTVSYKDKTQIRKDEDEWIRHENIHEAIIDQTTWDAVQQIDLKKSIKVSAPQLSLFSSLLVCADCGSKLTCNTESQRRKNGTVVKYRSYHCPLYYQTGRAACSSHTIYELGLIELIRADLEKHAARVQCDEQQVREELQKRVSTDLPDVRFLEQEIMGLKKRLAELDGKFATLYEDKVLRKISENSFDLLMINYNQERQQAGERLAELEKKQAAIQKKFLDIAKWTKLIRNCLGLKTIDRELLEELIDHIEIGERKVIDGKKQQDIKIVYKFVGSLDE; the protein is encoded by the coding sequence ATGATGGCATCACAAAGCAGGCTGTATGAGGTCGGCATTTACGGCAGGCTCAGCAAAGAGGATTTAAAAGCAGCGGGCGAGGTCAGCCGTCCGGTCACCGCCTCCTTAAGCATCGAGCATCAGGTTTCCATCCTCACCGAATACGCCAAGGAACAGGGCTGGATTATCCGGCAGGTATACACGGATGACGGCTACAGCGGAGGCAACTTCGAGCGCCCCGGCTTCCAGCGCATGATCGAGGACGCCAAGGACGGGCGCATCAACCTGATTCTGGTCAAAGATCTCTCCCGGTTTGGCAGGGACTCGGTCGGTATCGGCTACTACACCGACGAGGTGCTGCCCTCCATCGGCTGCCGGTTCGTGGCCCTGTCGGACGGCATCGACTCCGAACAGGAGGACGGCGACGCGCTGCCACTCCTCTCCCTGCTCGGTGATTTTTACCTCAAAGACATCAGCCGGAAAATCAAGGCCGTCCTGCGGAGCAAAGCGGAAAACGGGGAATGCCTGATGGCCTATGTGCCATACGGCTACCAGAAAAGCCCGGAGGATAAGCACCGGCTGATCATTGATGAATACGCCGCCGGAGTGGTGCGGAAAATTTACAGCCTGCGGCTCCAGAACACAGGGTTCGCCGCCATCGCCCGCCAGCTCAACACCGAGGGCATCCTGCCGCCGAGGGCCTACTGGAACCGGCGAAACGGCAAGGAGAACGCCAAGGGGGCTTACAACCTCTGGCGCGACGCCACCGTCAAAACGATCCTGCGCAACGACGTGTACCTCGGCCACCTGACACAGATGGTGACCGGCACAGTCTCCTACAAGGACAAAACGCAGATCAGAAAAGACGAGGACGAATGGATACGCCACGAGAACATCCATGAGGCCATCATCGACCAGACCACATGGGACGCGGTGCAGCAGATCGACCTGAAGAAATCAATAAAGGTTTCCGCCCCGCAGCTTAGCCTTTTCTCCAGCCTGCTCGTGTGCGCGGACTGCGGCAGCAAGCTCACCTGCAACACGGAGAGCCAACGCCGCAAAAACGGCACGGTGGTTAAATACCGCTCCTACCACTGCCCGCTTTACTACCAGACCGGCAGAGCCGCCTGCTCCAGCCACACCATCTACGAGCTGGGCCTCATCGAACTGATAAGGGCGGACTTGGAAAAACACGCCGCGCGGGTACAATGCGACGAACAGCAGGTGCGGGAGGAACTACAGAAACGAGTCAGCACCGACCTGCCGGACGTGCGGTTTCTGGAGCAGGAAATCATGGGGCTTAAAAAACGGCTGGCGGAGTTGGACGGCAAATTTGCCACCCTTTATGAGGATAAGGTGCTGCGGAAGATTTCAGAGAACAGCTTCGACCTGCTGATGATCAATTACAATCAGGAGCGTCAGCAAGCCGGGGAACGGCTGGCGGAACTGGAGAAGAAACAGGCGGCCATCCAAAAGAAGTTTTTAGACATCGCCAAGTGGACGAAGCTGATCCGAAACTGCCTCGGCTTAAAGACCATCGACCGGGAGCTTTTAGAGGAACTGATCGACCACATCGAGATCGGTGAACGCAAAGTCATCGACGGAAAAAAGCAGCAGGACATAAAAATCGTTTACAAGTTTGTCGGCTCCCTTGACGAATAG
- a CDS encoding recombinase family protein: MKNKTYYVGIYVRLSNEDERSGESVSIENQKSLLTKYVKKQGWVLVETYCDDGYSGTNFDRPAFQRMLADIKDGRINLVIVKDLSRLGRNHVLVGQFTEQILPAFGCRFVAVNNNIDTLDRDSNNNDLMGFLNLFNEFHSRDTSRKVKSVRKACAEQGQFLGTYAPFGYRRSEDDKHLLVIDEETAPTVRRMFKLRCEGKSFRSIATQFNAEHIPPPREVYYQRKKAKNPKNENSLWNATTIQKILRSEVYIGNMVQGKVGTLSYKSRKLVQKDQEDWIRVEGTHEPLISIAVWNQVCDMDEKKYRTRRQKSDGQTSIFTGLVYCADCGFKMRAQVERGKHKDGSDYKYVSFLCGNYSRSGKTACTTHSISEKVLTAIAVEEIREKARMVQYDEEELIRRILREKDRENSDQISLYEREIQMNETRLSDLGTLIQNLYEDRLKNAIPEGIFQGLMEKYDKEQQERRDSISDMQKRLREAKRNVCDVQTWAGTIKKYVFLEELSQDILLELIDRIEVGETQVINGQKLRDIKIVYRMVGDISGVRLEERTVEANERITKQAV; the protein is encoded by the coding sequence ATGAAGAACAAAACATACTACGTCGGCATCTATGTCAGACTCAGCAACGAGGATGAGCGGTCTGGAGAATCGGTCAGCATCGAAAACCAGAAATCACTGCTCACCAAATATGTGAAGAAACAGGGATGGGTGCTCGTCGAAACCTACTGTGACGATGGATACTCAGGAACCAATTTCGACCGCCCCGCGTTCCAGCGTATGCTGGCGGACATCAAGGACGGACGGATCAACCTCGTCATCGTCAAGGACTTAAGCCGACTCGGCAGGAACCATGTGCTCGTCGGCCAGTTCACGGAGCAGATACTCCCCGCCTTCGGCTGCCGGTTCGTGGCGGTGAACAACAACATCGACACGCTGGATCGGGACAGCAACAACAACGACCTGATGGGATTTTTGAATCTTTTTAACGAGTTCCATTCGCGTGACACCAGCCGCAAGGTCAAGAGCGTCCGCAAAGCCTGCGCCGAGCAGGGGCAGTTCCTCGGAACCTACGCTCCCTTCGGCTACCGCAGGAGCGAGGATGACAAGCATCTGCTGGTCATCGACGAGGAAACCGCGCCCACGGTGCGCCGTATGTTCAAGCTGCGCTGTGAGGGAAAGAGCTTCCGCTCCATCGCAACCCAGTTCAACGCGGAGCACATCCCGCCTCCACGGGAGGTCTACTACCAGAGGAAAAAGGCCAAGAACCCCAAGAATGAAAACAGCCTCTGGAACGCCACCACGATCCAGAAAATCCTGCGCAGCGAGGTCTACATCGGGAACATGGTGCAGGGCAAGGTCGGCACCCTCTCCTACAAATCCAGAAAGCTCGTCCAAAAGGATCAGGAGGACTGGATACGGGTGGAGGGAACCCACGAGCCGCTCATCAGCATCGCCGTCTGGAATCAGGTGTGCGACATGGACGAGAAGAAATACCGCACCCGCAGGCAGAAATCGGACGGCCAGACCAGCATATTCACCGGCCTTGTCTACTGCGCCGACTGCGGCTTCAAGATGCGGGCGCAGGTGGAGCGGGGCAAGCACAAGGACGGCTCCGATTACAAGTACGTTTCCTTCCTGTGCGGCAATTACTCCCGCAGCGGCAAGACCGCCTGCACCACCCACTCCATCAGCGAAAAGGTGCTCACTGCCATCGCGGTTGAGGAAATCCGGGAAAAGGCCCGGATGGTGCAGTACGACGAGGAAGAACTGATCCGCCGCATCCTGCGGGAGAAAGACCGGGAAAACAGCGACCAGATCAGCCTGTATGAGCGGGAAATCCAGATGAACGAAACCCGGCTGTCCGATTTAGGGACGCTGATCCAGAACTTATACGAGGATCGGCTGAAGAACGCTATCCCGGAGGGCATCTTTCAGGGCCTGATGGAAAAGTACGACAAGGAACAGCAGGAGCGCCGCGACAGCATCAGCGATATGCAGAAGCGGCTGCGGGAGGCCAAGCGCAACGTCTGCGACGTGCAGACGTGGGCTGGCACCATTAAAAAATATGTTTTTCTGGAAGAACTCAGTCAGGACATCCTGCTGGAACTGATCGACCGCATCGAGGTCGGGGAAACACAGGTGATAAACGGCCAGAAGCTCCGCGACATCAAAATCGTTTACCGGATGGTGGGCGACATCAGCGGAGTGCGGCTGGAGGAAAGGACGGTGGAAGCCAATGAGCGCATTACAAAACAGGCCGTATAG
- a CDS encoding recombinase family protein, producing the protein MEQAKRAWIYCRIDAPEDLHGALKRQRQQLMDYAEQMGFEVTGSSQDQASGLNRNRPGLNEVTEAARNGRMDVLIVRDISRIGRDTCQTMEYLEQLSRMGVQTCSPMEGVLDFTFQKVIRDALSHMEMK; encoded by the coding sequence ATGGAGCAAGCAAAACGCGCTTGGATTTACTGCCGGATCGACGCGCCGGAGGATCTGCACGGGGCGCTGAAGCGCCAGCGCCAACAGCTCATGGATTATGCGGAGCAGATGGGCTTTGAGGTAACGGGCAGCTCGCAGGATCAGGCCAGCGGGCTGAATAGGAACCGTCCCGGTCTGAACGAAGTCACGGAGGCGGCGAGGAACGGACGGATGGATGTGCTGATTGTTCGGGATATTTCGCGCATCGGCAGGGATACCTGCCAGACGATGGAGTATCTGGAGCAGCTCAGCCGGATGGGGGTTCAGACCTGTTCGCCGATGGAGGGCGTTCTGGATTTCACTTTTCAGAAAGTGATCCGGGACGCCCTTTCTCATATGGAGATGAAATAG
- a CDS encoding type II toxin-antitoxin system PemK/MazF family toxin, whose product MRIRKGDLFYADLTPVIGSEQGGVRPVLIIQNDIGNRHSPTVIAAAVTSRANKNPLPTHVAIGGTECGLRRSSTVLLEQVRTIDRSRLREYIGHLDSGIMCAVNQGLAVSFGMELTGEPVQQMCLSLG is encoded by the coding sequence ATGCGAATCAGAAAAGGCGATCTGTTCTACGCCGACTTAACGCCGGTGATTGGAAGCGAGCAGGGCGGCGTCAGGCCGGTGCTCATCATACAAAACGATATCGGCAACCGCCACAGCCCCACCGTGATTGCGGCGGCGGTGACCAGCCGCGCCAATAAGAATCCCCTGCCCACCCATGTGGCCATCGGCGGGACGGAATGCGGCCTGCGCCGCAGTTCCACTGTGCTACTGGAGCAGGTGCGCACCATCGACCGCTCCCGGCTGCGCGAATACATAGGCCATCTGGATAGTGGCATCATGTGTGCCGTGAATCAGGGACTGGCGGTCAGCTTCGGCATGGAGCTGACCGGGGAACCTGTTCAGCAGATGTGTCTATCTCTTGGATAG
- a CDS encoding sigma factor-like helix-turn-helix DNA-binding protein translates to MAEEKIYTIVVKRQRVEVSGAVYHAYHQAREAERYQRKLITDNEYSLERFQENGVNVEYRPGAVPDFVDRLVLLEQEQQLLRALRTLTVEERLLIHELFYNGKSERELSAMIAVPQKTINDRKRKILAKLRRQMES, encoded by the coding sequence ATGGCAGAAGAAAAAATTTATACGATTGTTGTGAAGCGTCAGCGCGTGGAGGTCAGCGGGGCTGTCTACCACGCCTATCATCAGGCCCGTGAGGCCGAGCGTTACCAGCGCAAGCTCATCACGGATAACGAATACTCTCTGGAACGGTTTCAGGAGAACGGCGTGAATGTGGAGTACCGGCCCGGCGCTGTTCCTGATTTTGTGGACAGGCTGGTGCTTTTGGAGCAGGAGCAGCAGCTCCTCCGCGCCCTGCGGACTCTCACCGTGGAGGAACGGCTGCTGATCCACGAACTGTTCTACAACGGCAAAAGCGAGCGGGAACTGTCCGCCATGATCGCCGTGCCGCAGAAAACCATCAACGACCGGAAGCGGAAAATCCTCGCCAAGCTGCGCCGTCAGATGGAGAGCTGA
- a CDS encoding response regulator transcription factor → MENKILIIDDDLESCKRIKYHLQNDWTDVYYATSVHDGLKQLMTRDYTVLIMDVSLCETDGLLLLKEIRKMKTLPIIAMSSKGDLTEKAQAISSGADDYLIKPQGPDDLEDCMLHTQSLIRRYTELNHIHEPTYSIVSCGSLIMNPERRTAFFKGSPMNLTRKEYDMLRLLAENPGRVYTYEQIFGQVWNEEYVGSANTISKHVSRLRKKEPGLEIEAVHDLGYRLNPKDN, encoded by the coding sequence ATGGAGAATAAAATTTTAATTATTGACGATGATCTGGAAAGCTGCAAACGGATCAAATACCACCTGCAGAACGACTGGACTGACGTGTACTACGCCACCTCGGTTCACGATGGGCTGAAGCAGCTGATGACACGGGATTACACGGTTCTCATCATGGATGTGTCTCTCTGCGAAACAGATGGATTGCTGCTGTTAAAAGAAATTCGCAAGATGAAAACGCTGCCTATTATAGCCATGTCCTCCAAGGGCGATCTGACTGAGAAAGCACAGGCGATCTCCTCCGGCGCGGACGATTACCTCATAAAACCACAGGGGCCGGACGATCTGGAGGACTGCATGTTGCACACACAGTCACTGATCCGGCGCTACACAGAGCTGAACCATATCCACGAACCAACCTATTCGATTGTTTCCTGTGGCAGCCTGATCATGAACCCTGAGCGGAGGACGGCTTTTTTCAAAGGCTCACCCATGAACCTCACCCGCAAGGAATACGACATGCTCCGGCTCCTCGCCGAAAATCCCGGCAGGGTGTATACCTACGAGCAGATATTCGGGCAGGTCTGGAATGAGGAATATGTGGGCAGCGCCAACACCATCTCCAAGCACGTCAGCCGCCTGCGCAAGAAAGAGCCGGGGCTTGAAATTGAAGCCGTCCATGATCTCGGCTACCGGTTAAACCCTAAAGATAATTAA